AGGCGAGCGCGATCTCGGCGGTCAGCCGGAAGGCGGTCACCGCCTGGTCGGAGCTGATGGCCGACCAGAAGGCCGCCGGCCCGGGGCTCACCGTCTTCCAGGTCACGACCACCAGCGGGACCAGCACCAGGACCCCGACGTAGAGCAGCGCGACGGTGCGCAGCCCGAGGCGGGTGGAACGGCGGTTACCCACGGCGGGCCGCCGCGCGCTGCAGCAGGTCGAGGCCGACGATCACGAGCAGGCTGACCGCCAGCAGGACGGTCGCGGTCGCCGCGGCAGCGGGGAAGTCGAAGTTCTCGATCTTCTGGTAGGCGTACATCGAGGACACCTTGGTACGGCTGAGGCCGCCGGAGATCAGTAGCACCGAGCCGTACTCGCCCATCGCCCGGGCGAACGCCAGCGTCGCCCCCGACGCGATCGCCGGCAGCAGCACCGGCAGCACGACCCGTCGGAAGATCGTGAACGGCGACGCGCCGAGGCAGGCGGCGGCCTGTTCGACCTCGGTGTCCAGCGCCATGAGTACCGGCTGGACCGACCGCACCGCGAACGGAAGCGTCACGAAGAGCAGCCCGAGCACGATCGCCCGCTGGGTGCCGAGCAGGTGGACGCCGACCGGGCTGTTGGTGCCGTACACGGCGAGCAGCACCAGCCCGGCGACGATGGTCGGCAGCGCGAACGGAATATCGATGATCACGTCGACGAGTCGCCGACCGGGGAAGGGGTCACGCACCAGCACCCAGGCCAGCAGCGTTCCCATCACGGCATTGATCGCGGCCACCAGCAGTGAGCTGACCACCGTCAGGCGCAGCGCTCTCACGGCACTGGGGTCGGTGATGTTGTCCCAGAAGCCGGACCACCCACCGGTGAACCCCCGCGCGACGACCGCCGCCAAGGGGATCAGCACCAGCAGGCTCAGCCACAGGACCGCCACGCCCAGCCCAAGCCCCGACCCGGGCCCGAGCCGCGCGGCGCCAGAGGCGTCCCGCGCGGCCCGGGAACGAGCCGGTGAAGCCGCCGTCGCCGGCTCCACCACAGTGCTCATCCGGTGGCGTTCTCGATCTTCGTCACGATGCCGTTGTCGGCGTCGAAGAACTCCTTGTTGACCTTGCTCCAGCCACCGAGGTCCGTGATGGTGGTCAGCTTCTCGATGGTCGGGAACGGCTTGGAGGGATCGTTCGCGCCCTCGACGGTGCCGATGGTCGCGTTCTTGTCCGTCGGGCGGAAGCCGTGGCTGGCGAAGATCGCCTGGCCCTCGTCACTCTTGGCGTATGCCAGGAACGCCTTGGCCGCCGGCGAGGCGGACACGGTCACCGCGGCCGGGTTCTCGATCAGGAAGGTTTCCTTGGGGATGACGTAGTCGAGGTCGACACCCTTCTGCCGGGCGCCGATGGCCTCGTTCTCGTAGGAGAGCAGCACGTCGCCGGTGCCCTGGGTGAACGTGGTGGTGGCCTCCGCGCCGCTCGCGGGCTTGCTCACCACGTTCTTGAAGAAGGACGTCAGGTACTCCTGGGCCTGCGCGTCCGTGCCGCCCTCGGCCAGGGTGTGGGTGTAGGCCGCGAGGATGTTCCACTTCGCCGAGCCGGACGAGGCCGGGTCCGGCGTGACGATCTTCACGCCTGGCTTGATCAGGTCATCCCAGCCGGTGATGTGCAGCGGGTTCCCCTTGCGCACCGCGATCACCACGACCGAGTTCGAGATCTGACCCTTCGTGCTGTCCGCGTTCCAGTCCTCGGCCACGAACTTCGGCACCAGGCGAGTCATGTCCGGGTCGAGAGAAAAGGTCACGAAGTCGGCCTTCTGGCCGCTGGCCACCGACTTGCTCACGGTGCCGCTCGCCCCGAAGGTCTCCGAGAACTTCACACCCTTGCCCGCGTCCGTCTTGACGAACGCGTCCTGCAGCTCGTCGTAGGCCGGCTTCGGAACCGAATACCCCACGATCGCGACCGACTGGCCCGCGTTGGCTCCCGCGCCGGCTCCCGCACTGGCACTCGCCCCAGCGTCGTCGCTTCCCCCGGAGTCACCGCCGCAGGCGGTCACCGCCAGCGCGAGCGCCGCACCAGCAGCGATCAAGGGCGCACTGCGCCACAGCCTACTCGGCTTCATATCTGGTCCTCCCCGGACGTACACACCGCAACGCTACAGGCAAGTCGATCGGACTTGTCGGGAACGACAGCATGCCAGACCGGGCACACCATGACCAACACCTTGTTGCATCCGCAACACGGACGAGTAACAAACTTTCCGTTTTCTCGATGGGCTTTATCGAGAATAGAGTTGAGAGGCCCCCAGCGGGGAGCGAAGATCTAAAACAGGATCGACGCGAAGGTGCCGACGCGGCTGAAGCCCACCCGCTCGTAGGCGCGGCGGGCGGGCAGGTTGAAGTCGTTGACGTACAGGCTGACGACCGGCGCGTACATCGCCTGCGCCAGCGCCACGACGCTCGCCGTGCCGGCGGCGCCGAGCCCGCGGCCGCGCAGCCGCGGCGCGACCCAGACGCCCTGCACCTGGCTCACCCCGCCGGCGATCGCGCCGATCTCGGCCTTGAACAGCACCTGCCCGTCCTCGATCCGCGCGAACGAGCGGCGCTGCCCGACGAACTCCGCGACGCGGGCGCGGTAGAGCGCGCCGCCGTCAGCGAGGATCGGCGACACGCCGATCTCCTCGGTGAACATCGCGATGCTTGCCGGCATCAGGATGTCCAGCTCGTCCGGGCGTACCAGCCGAACGCACGGGTCGGGGGCGACCAGCGGCGACCCTTCGATCACCAGTAACGGCTGCTCGCCCCGCACCTCGCGAGCCGGCCCCCAGAAAGGCTCCAGGTGACCCCACAGCTC
Above is a window of Pseudofrankia saprophytica DNA encoding:
- a CDS encoding sulfate ABC transporter substrate-binding protein, yielding MKPSRLWRSAPLIAAGAALALAVTACGGDSGGSDDAGASASAGAGAGANAGQSVAIVGYSVPKPAYDELQDAFVKTDAGKGVKFSETFGASGTVSKSVASGQKADFVTFSLDPDMTRLVPKFVAEDWNADSTKGQISNSVVVIAVRKGNPLHITGWDDLIKPGVKIVTPDPASSGSAKWNILAAYTHTLAEGGTDAQAQEYLTSFFKNVVSKPASGAEATTTFTQGTGDVLLSYENEAIGARQKGVDLDYVIPKETFLIENPAAVTVSASPAAKAFLAYAKSDEGQAIFASHGFRPTDKNATIGTVEGANDPSKPFPTIEKLTTITDLGGWSKVNKEFFDADNGIVTKIENATG
- a CDS encoding GNAT family N-acetyltransferase translates to MGLPLRSSPVRLLDDRDLPAVRQLLARDPVTDVFVASRVEACGLDPWRLGAEVWGHVVDGRIAALCYSGANLWPVGAGAASVRLFAERARRSGRRCSSIVGEAGAVAELWGHLEPFWGPAREVRGEQPLLVIEGSPLVAPDPCVRLVRPDELDILMPASIAMFTEEIGVSPILADGGALYRARVAEFVGQRRSFARIEDGQVLFKAEIGAIAGGVSQVQGVWVAPRLRGRGLGAAGTASVVALAQAMYAPVVSLYVNDFNLPARRAYERVGFSRVGTFASILF
- the cysT gene encoding sulfate ABC transporter permease subunit CysT, with the protein product MSTVVEPATAASPARSRAARDASGAARLGPGSGLGLGVAVLWLSLLVLIPLAAVVARGFTGGWSGFWDNITDPSAVRALRLTVVSSLLVAAINAVMGTLLAWVLVRDPFPGRRLVDVIIDIPFALPTIVAGLVLLAVYGTNSPVGVHLLGTQRAIVLGLLFVTLPFAVRSVQPVLMALDTEVEQAAACLGASPFTIFRRVVLPVLLPAIASGATLAFARAMGEYGSVLLISGGLSRTKVSSMYAYQKIENFDFPAAAATATVLLAVSLLVIVGLDLLQRAAARRG